CGCCACCTCGGGCGGGCGCCGCTGCCCGTTCTTCCACGAAGGTGTTCCAGGCGCCGCAATCGGGGCAGCGGCCGAGCCACTTGGGGCTCGCGTGGCCGCAAGCCTGGCACGTGAAGACGGTGCGCGAGGCCACCGCCGTCCTCCTTCCACCGGCCGGCCGCCTACCGGCGGGCTGCCTGCGTGGCCGGCCACGGGGCCCGGGGGTTCGCGCCCGGGCCTGGCCCCCGGGACCCGGGCCGCACGCCGGACCCCCGGCAGGGGCCATCCCCCAGAGGCCTGCCCTACTGGGCGGCCGGTTCGTCCGCGCCGGCCGGGCCGCCGCCGGCCGGAGCCGCCGCGCCCGCCGCCACCTTCTCGCCCTGGCGGAAGACGATCTTGCCCTCGGCGTCCACGTCGACCAGCACGGTGTCGCCTTCCTTGAAGCGGCCCGCCAGCATCTCCTCGGACAGCGGGTCCTCCACCAGCCGGGTGATGGTGCGGCGCAGCGGCCGGGCGCCGTAGACCACGTCGGACCCTTCCTTGACCAGCTTGCGCTTGGCCGCCTCGGTGACCTCCAGGGCCAGGCCGTGTTCCTTGAGCCGCTCGGCCACGCGCTTGAGCATCAGGTCGACGATCTTCATCAGGTGCTCTTCCGTCAGCGCGTGGAAGACGATGAGCTCGTCGATGCGGTTGAGGAACTCCGGCCGGAAGGTCCGCTTGACCTCGTCCATGATCTTACGCTTCATGTCCTCGTAATCGGGCGCCTCCTGCTCGGCGGCCTGGAAGCCCACCCGGCCCTGGCGCCGGATCAGGTCGGCACCCACGTTGGAGGTCATGATGATCACCGTGTTGCGGAAGTCCACGGTGCGGCCCTTGGCCTCCGTCAGGCGGCCCTCCTCCAGGATCTGCAGCAGCACGTTGAAGACCTCGGGGTGGGCCTTTTCGATCTCGTCGAACACCACCACCGAGTAGGGCCGGCGGCGCACCTGTTCGGTCAGCTGCCCGCCTTCCTCGTAGCCCACGTACCCCGGCGGCGACCCCACCAGGCGCGATACGGTGTGCCGCTCCATGTACTCGGACATGTCGAGGACGATCATGGCGTCCTCGTCGCCGAACAGCGCCTCGGCCAGGGCCTTGGCCAGCTCCGTCTTGCCGACGCCCGTGGGCCCCAGGAAGATGAACGAGCCGATGGGCCGCCGCGGGTCCTTGAGGCCGGCCCGGGCCCGGCGGATGGCCCGCGCCACGGCCCTGACGGCATCGTCCTGGCCGACGATGCGCTCGTGGAGGATCTCCTCCAGCTTGAGCAGCCGCTCGCTCTCCGCCTGCTCCAGCCGGCGCACCGGGATGCCCGTCCAGTTGGAGACGATCTGGGCGATGTCGTCGGCGGTGACCACGATCTTCTCGTTGAGCTGCTGCTGCTGCCACTCGCTCTTCTTCCGCTCCAGCTCCTCCACCAGCTTCTGCTCCTGGTCCCGCAGGTTGGCGGCCTTCTCGAACTCCTGGGACTGCACGGCCGCCTCCTTCTCCTTGCGGATCTCCTCCAGGCGCTGCTCGATCTCCTTGAGCTCGGGCGGCGCCACGAACGCCTGCAGCCGGGCGCGGGAGGCCGCTTCATCGATCAGGTCGATGGCCTTGTCCGGGAGGAACCGGTCGGAGATGTAGCGGTCCGCCAGCTTCACCGCCGCCACGATGGCGTCGTCGGTGATCTCCACCCGGTGATGCGCCTCGTACCGGTCCCGCAGGCCGCGGAGGATCTGGATGGCGTCCTCCACGCTGGGTTCCTCCACCATGATGGGCTGGAAGCGCCGCTCCAGGGCAGCGTCCTTCTCCACGTGCTTGCGGTATTCATCCAGCGTGGTGGCGCCGATGGTCTGCAGCTCGCCCCGGGCCAGGGCCGGCTTGAGGATGCTGGCCGCGTCGATGGCCCCCTCGGCGGCGCCGGCCCCGATGATGGTGTGCATCTCGTCGATGAACAGGATGATGTTGCCGGCCCGGCGGATCTCGTCCATGACCTTCTTCAACCGCTCTTCGAACTCGCCCCGGTACTTGGAGCCGGCCACCAGGGCGCCCAGGTCCAGGGCCACCACCCGGCGGTCCTTGAGGATCTCGGGCACCTTGCCCTCGGCGATGCGCTGGGCCAGGCCCTCGACGATGGCCGTCTTGCCCACGCCGGGTTCCCCGATCAGCACCGGATTGTTCTTGGTCCGCCGGGAGAGGATCTGGATCACCCGCTCGATCTCCTTGTCCCGGCCGATGACGGGATCCAGCTTGCCCTCCTCGGCCATCTGGGTCAGGTCCCGGCCGAAGTTGTCCAGCACCGGGGTGGTGCTCTTCTGCCGGCGCTGGCGGGCTGCGGGGGCCGGCGCCGCGGTGCCGCCCAGCAGCTTGATCACCGTCTGGCGCACCCGGTCCAGGTCGGCGCCCATGTTCTCCAGGACCTTGGCCGCCACGCCCTCCCCCTCACGGATGAGCCCCAGCAGGATGTGCTCGGTGCCCACGTAGTTGTGGCCCAGCAGCCGGGCCTCCTCCGGAGCCAATTCCATGACCACCTTCTTGGCTCGCGGCGTGTAGCCGATCTCCCCCTGGATGGGGCCGTTGCCGCGGCCGATGATCTTCTCCACCTCGGCCCGGACCTGCTCCAGGTTGATACCGAGGCTCTGCAGCGCCTTGGCGGCGATGCCCGTGCCCTCCCGGATCAGGCCGAGCAGCAGGTGCTCCGTGCCGACGTAGTTGTAGTTCAACCGGCGCGCCTCTTCCTGGGCCAGCAGGATCACCCGCTGGGCCCGCTCCGAATACCGGCCAAACATGGGCGGACCCCCCTCCACCGGTCACTGGGTAGTTTTCCGTAGCGCTGCGGCGATCCTCTCCCGGATCAGCCGCGCCCGGAGCAGATCCCGCTCCCGGGCATCCAGTTCCTTGCCCGCCAGCTTCTGCAGGCAGGCCGGCCGCGTCAGCACGATCAGCTCGTTGAACACCTCCGGCCGCACGTGGGAGAGAACGTTCAGGTCGATCCCCAGGCGCAGGTCCGAGAGCAGCCGGATCGCCTCTTCCGACGAAATGGTCCAGGCGTTGGTCAAAAGGCCGTAGGCTCGCATCACCCGGTCCTTGACCCCGTCCTCGTTCTCCCGGTAGAGCCGCTCCCGGGCGCTGCGCTCCTGATCCAGCAGCTGGCGGGTGAACCCGATCAGGTTGTCGATCAGCTCCTCCTCCGACGGCCCCAGGGTGATCTGGTTGGACACCTGGAAGACGTTGCCCAGGGCCTCGGTGCCCTCGCCGTACAGGCCCCGCACCACCATGCCCACCTTGCCCAGCTGGCTGAGCAGGCGGCCCGCCTGGCGGGCCAGCACCAGACCCGGCAGGTGGACCATCACCGACGCCCGGATGCCCGTCCCCAGGTTCGTCGGGCAGGTGGTCAGGTAGCCGCGCTCGTCGTCAAAGGCGTAGCGCACGTGGGCCTCGATCACGTCATCCACCCGGGTCGCCACGGCCCACGCCTCGTGCAGCTGCAGCCCGCCCAGCAGGCACTGGATGCGCAGGTGGTCCTCCTCGTTGACCATGATGCTGATGGAGCGGTCGTCGTTGAGGATCACGGCACCCGTGGCCGCGTTGCGGGCATGCTGCGGGCTGATGAGGTGCTGTTCCACCAGCACCCGCCGGTCCAGGGGGCTGAGATCGGCCATGCGCAGCAGGGTGAACCGGCCCAGGCCCGCTGCCGACAAGTGCTCGGTGACCCCCTCCATCAGCCGGATGATCTCCTGGCCTTGCTCAGGGCCCAGCAGGGTGGGGAACGGATAATCCTCCAGGTTGCGGGCCAGGCGGATCCGGCTGGAGAGGACCAGATCCGCAGCGGGCCCGCCCCCCTCCATCCACCGCACCCGCTGGACGCCCGGGTTTGCCGTCATGTCCGGTCCCTCCTAACGGCCGGGTGCGGTGCCCGGGGGCGCACTGCCGGGACCGCCCGGAGGCGCCCCGGGCCCGGCGGTACCCGCCCAGCCCTCGCCCGCCCGCACCCGCTGCTCCAGCTGGCGGATCTGGTCGCGCAGGCGGGCGGCTTCCTCGTATTCCTCCCGCGCCACGGCCTCCCGCAGCCGGGCCCGCAACTGCTCCAGCTGCCGGCCCAGCTGGACCCGGCTGCCGGCCCGGGAGGGCACCTTGCCCCCATGACGAACCTGCCCCTGGATCCGCCGCAGCACGGGCTCCAGCTGCTGGCGGAAATCGTCATAGCAGTGGCTGCACCCCAGGAGCCCCGTCCGGGCGAACTCCCGGTAGCGGAGACCGCAACGGGAGCAGCGCAGATCCTGCACCGTGCCCGCCGGCGGCTGCCAGCCTTCCAGCAGGCCGGCCAGCAGGTTGTGGATGGAAAACTGGGGCTCGAAGAAGAACTCGTGCTCGTGCCGCTGGGCGCAGTGGGCGCACAGGTGCCGCTCGGTCTTCTTACCGTTGATGATCTGGGTCAGGTGCACCGTGGCCTTGCGCTGCCCGCACTCGTCGCAGAGCATCGCCACCGCCTCCGTCCTCCCGGGTAGGCTCCCCGCCCTTGAGGAGCTCCAGCACCATGGCCTTGAGCAGGCGGGCCCGGACCATGTCCCGCCAGGGCAGGTCGACGGCCAGGGTGTTCCGGTCCACCGCCGCCCTCATCAGCGCCGCCTCGCGGCGGCCGGCGATGCCCTCTTCCTCCAGCCGCGCGATCAGCGCCTCGGCCCCGTCCTGGTCGATCATGTCGCCCACCCAGCGGTCCAGCACGTCCAGCAGGTTGCCCCGCTCCGCCAGCGGCAGCCGCACGATGCGGATGAACCCGCGGCCGCCGCGCCGGCTCTCGATGGCGTAGCCGGCCGCCGGCGTGAAGCGCGTCTCCAGCACGTAGTTGATCTGGGAGGGTGCGCAGGCGAAGCGGGCCGCCAGCTCGCTGCGCTGGAGTTCGAGCACCCCGCCCGCCCGCTCCAGCTCCCGCTTGAGATATTGCTCAATCAGGGAACACAGCGATGCCATGGCTCCTCCTCCCCGCTCGGCCCCGTCCGCACCCGCGGGCCCGGGCGCCGCACCCCTCCCGGTGGCCCGGGCCCGCCTGGCGGGCCCCGCGGCCTGAGCGGCCCTGTTTGACCATCTTTGACCTTTCGCCCTTATTATAGGAATCCCCCAGAGGCGCCACAAGGGGGCAAGCCTGGGCACTCCCACCCGCTGCTGCCAGGAAGAGGCCGCGGGCCGGTGGGTCGTGGCGGTGGGGTGCGGCCACCCACCACCGTCGGGCCCGGCTTGCCGGCGGCGGGCACCCCGGCAGCCCGGGCCCAGCTGCCCGCGGCACCGTGGCAGGGGCATCGCCCCACGGCCCCGAATCCCCAGGGGCGGACTCGACGGAAAAGGGAAAGGGTGTCCAGCCTTGGCCGCATCCCCCCCACCGCATCGCCCCCGTCCCGGGGACGCACCCGCCGGTCCCGCCGGTCCGGTTCCCAGCCCGCCCCGGCCGCCCGGGTCAGAGGACCTGGGCACCCCCGCCATGGTGCTGGCCCCCGGCCGCCGGCGCCGGACGGGCGACCGGCCTTTGCAAGGGCGGCGCCTGCTGGCCGTTGCCCTGACGGCCGCCGTGGCCCTGGCTCTGCTGGGCGGTACCGCCTACTGGGTCCGGACGGCGGCAGGACAGGGCACGGGGAGGGGCCCGCAGGGCCTACCCGGGCCCCACGGCGGGGCAACCGGTGGTACGCCGGCCGGGGTCGTCAAGCCACCCGCCGCCGGGGCCGGCACCGCGGGCCCGGCCCCGGCGGCGGGCGACCCGGCGGCTGTCCCAGGAGCGAGCCCGGCGCCGGGCACCGGCGTACCCCCTGCCGCCGGAAGCGGCAATCCCCCGACCGGTGGCCCCGGCGTGCCACCGGCCGGGGGCACCGGCCCATCCGCGGGACGTGACCGCCCCGGCGACGCCCGGGATGCCGGCGCTGGGCCGGTCCCCGCGGGCCCCGTCTTCGACCTGGTGATCCGCGGCGGCCTGGTGGTCGACGGCAGCGGCCGGCCGCCTTACAGGGCCGACGTGGGCGTGCGGGGTGACCGGATCGCTGCCATCGGCCGCCTGGACGGCGCCCGCGCCCGCCGCGTCGTCGACGCCGCCGGCCGGGTGGTGGCGCCGGGCTTCATCAACGCCCACTCCCACACCTACGAGTACGTGACGTCGGTGCCGGGCGGCGACGCGGACCTGCTTCAGGGCATGACCACGGTGATCGGCGGCGTGGACGGCCGCTCGCCCATTCCCCTGGGCCCGTTCCTCCGGCGGCTGGAACGGCAGGGCGTGGGCACCAACCATGCTCTCTTTGCCGGTCACGGCAGCATCCGGGCCGCGGTGATGGGCACGGACCGGCGCGAGCCCACGGGCGCCGAGC
This is a stretch of genomic DNA from Thermaerobacter sp. PB12/4term. It encodes these proteins:
- a CDS encoding ATP-dependent Clp protease ATP-binding subunit; protein product: MFGRYSERAQRVILLAQEEARRLNYNYVGTEHLLLGLIREGTGIAAKALQSLGINLEQVRAEVEKIIGRGNGPIQGEIGYTPRAKKVVMELAPEEARLLGHNYVGTEHILLGLIREGEGVAAKVLENMGADLDRVRQTVIKLLGGTAAPAPAARQRRQKSTTPVLDNFGRDLTQMAEEGKLDPVIGRDKEIERVIQILSRRTKNNPVLIGEPGVGKTAIVEGLAQRIAEGKVPEILKDRRVVALDLGALVAGSKYRGEFEERLKKVMDEIRRAGNIILFIDEMHTIIGAGAAEGAIDAASILKPALARGELQTIGATTLDEYRKHVEKDAALERRFQPIMVEEPSVEDAIQILRGLRDRYEAHHRVEITDDAIVAAVKLADRYISDRFLPDKAIDLIDEAASRARLQAFVAPPELKEIEQRLEEIRKEKEAAVQSQEFEKAANLRDQEQKLVEELERKKSEWQQQQLNEKIVVTADDIAQIVSNWTGIPVRRLEQAESERLLKLEEILHERIVGQDDAVRAVARAIRRARAGLKDPRRPIGSFIFLGPTGVGKTELAKALAEALFGDEDAMIVLDMSEYMERHTVSRLVGSPPGYVGYEEGGQLTEQVRRRPYSVVVFDEIEKAHPEVFNVLLQILEEGRLTEAKGRTVDFRNTVIIMTSNVGADLIRRQGRVGFQAAEQEAPDYEDMKRKIMDEVKRTFRPEFLNRIDELIVFHALTEEHLMKIVDLMLKRVAERLKEHGLALEVTEAAKRKLVKEGSDVVYGARPLRRTITRLVEDPLSEEMLAGRFKEGDTVLVDVDAEGKIVFRQGEKVAAGAAAPAGGGPAGADEPAAQ
- a CDS encoding UvrB/UvrC motif-containing protein; the protein is MLCDECGQRKATVHLTQIINGKKTERHLCAHCAQRHEHEFFFEPQFSIHNLLAGLLEGWQPPAGTVQDLRCSRCGLRYREFARTGLLGCSHCYDDFRQQLEPVLRRIQGQVRHGGKVPSRAGSRVQLGRQLEQLRARLREAVAREEYEEAARLRDQIRQLEQRVRAGEGWAGTAGPGAPPGGPGSAPPGTAPGR
- a CDS encoding CtsR family transcriptional regulator — protein: MASLCSLIEQYLKRELERAGGVLELQRSELAARFACAPSQINYVLETRFTPAAGYAIESRRGGRGFIRIVRLPLAERGNLLDVLDRWVGDMIDQDGAEALIARLEEEGIAGRREAALMRAAVDRNTLAVDLPWRDMVRARLLKAMVLELLKGGEPTREDGGGGDALRRVRAAQGHGAPDPDHQR
- a CDS encoding protein arginine kinase, whose translation is MTANPGVQRVRWMEGGGPAADLVLSSRIRLARNLEDYPFPTLLGPEQGQEIIRLMEGVTEHLSAAGLGRFTLLRMADLSPLDRRVLVEQHLISPQHARNAATGAVILNDDRSISIMVNEEDHLRIQCLLGGLQLHEAWAVATRVDDVIEAHVRYAFDDERGYLTTCPTNLGTGIRASVMVHLPGLVLARQAGRLLSQLGKVGMVVRGLYGEGTEALGNVFQVSNQITLGPSEEELIDNLIGFTRQLLDQERSARERLYRENEDGVKDRVMRAYGLLTNAWTISSEEAIRLLSDLRLGIDLNVLSHVRPEVFNELIVLTRPACLQKLAGKELDARERDLLRARLIRERIAAALRKTTQ